The following coding sequences lie in one Equus asinus isolate D_3611 breed Donkey chromosome 1, EquAss-T2T_v2, whole genome shotgun sequence genomic window:
- the IFRD1 gene encoding interferon-related developmental regulator 1, with protein MPKNKKRNTPHRGGNGGGGSGAAAATAATAGGQHRNVQPFSDEDASIETMSHCSGYSDPSSFAEDGPEVLDEEGTQEDLEYKLKGFIDLTLDKSAKIRQAALEGIKNALASKMLYEFVLERRMTLTDSIERCLKKGKSDEQRAAAALASVLCIQLGPGIESEEVLKTLGPILKKIICDGTASIQARQTCATCFGVCSFIATDDITELYSTLECLENIFTKSYLKEKNTNVVCSTPNTVLHISSLLAWTLLLTICPINEVKKKLEMHFHKLPSLLSSDDVNMRIAAGESLALLFELARGMDSDFFYEDMESLTQILRALATDGNKHRAKVDKRKQRSVFRDILRAVEERDFPTETVKFGPERMYIDCWVKKHTYDTFKEVLGSGMQYHLQSNEFLRNVFELGPPVMLDAAMLKTMKISRFERHLYNSAAFKARTKARSKCRDKRADVGEFF; from the exons ATGCCGAAGAATAAGAAACGGAACACTCCCCACCGCGGTGGCAATGGTGGAGGCGGCTCAGGGGCAGCTGCAGCGACGGCGGCGACAGCGG GTGGCCAGCATCGAAATGTTCAACCTTTTAGCGATGAGGATGCATCGATTGAAACAATGAGCCATTGCAGTGGTTACAGTGATCCTTCCAGTTTTGCTGAAGATG GACCAGAAGTCCTTGATGAGGAAGGAACTCAAGAAGACTTAGAGTACAAATTGAAGGGATTTATTGACCTGACGCTGGATAAGAG tgcGAAGATAAGACAGGCAGCTCTTGAAGGTATTAAAAATGCACTGGCTTCAAAAATGCTTTATGAATTTGTTCTGGAAAGAAGAATGACTTTAACTGATAGCATTGAACGCTGCCTGAAAAAAG GTAAAAGTGATGAGCAGCGTGCAGCTGCGGCGTTAGCGTCTGTCCTTTGTATTCAGTTGGGCCCTGGAATTGAAAGTGAAGAGGTTTTAAAAACTCTTGGACCGatcttgaagaaaataatttgtgaTGGAACAGCTAGTATCCAGGCGAGGCAAACT tgcgCAACTTGCTTTGGTGTTTGCTCTTTTATTGCCACAGATGACATTACT GAGCTGTATTCAACTCTGGAATGTTTGGAAAATATCTTCACCAAGTCCTAtctcaaagagaaaaatactaATGTTGTTTGCAGCACCCCTAATACAGTGCTTCATATTAGCTCACTTCTCGCATGGACATTATTACTGACCATATGCCCAATTAATGAAGTGAAGAAAAAGCTTGAGAT GCATTTCCATAAACTTCCAAGCCTCCTCTCTTCTGATGATGTAAACATGAGAATAGCTGCTGGTGAATCTTTGGCACTTCTCTTTGAATTGGCCAGAGGAATGGATAGT GACTTTTTTTACGAAGACATGGAATCTTTGACTCAGATACTTAGGGCTTTGGCTACAGATGGAAATAAGCACCGGGCCAAAGTGGACAAGAGAAAGCAGCGATCGGTGTTCAGAGACATCCTGAGGGCGGTGGAG GAACGGGATTTTCCAACAGAAACTGTTAAATTTGGTCCTGAACGCATGTATATTGATTGTTGGGTCAAAAAACATACCTATGACACCTTTAAGGAGGTTCTTGGATCGGGGATGCAGTACCACTTGCAG TCAAATGAATTTCTTCGCAATGTATTTGAACTTGGACCCCCGGTGATGCTTGATGCTGCAATGCTTAAAACAATGAAGATTTCTCGTTTTGAAAGG cACTTATATAATTCTGCAGCCTTCAAAGCTCGAACAAAAGCTCGAAGCAAATGTCGAGATAAGAGAGCAGATGTTGGAGAATTCTTCTAG
- the LOC139045519 gene encoding uncharacterized protein produces the protein MYRFRLQLFTGISAAATAHSYPRRFSPLLLAEDSPFSRLPHRRTSKKCSSIG, from the coding sequence ATGTATCGTTTCCGATTACAGCTCTTCACGGGGATTTCTGCTGCCGCCACCGCCCACTCTTACCCCCGCCGCTTCTCGCCTCTCTTGTTAGCCGAAGACTCGCCTTTCAGCCGCCTGCCGCACAGACGCACGAGTAAAAAGTGCAGCTCCATCGGCTGA